One Mucilaginibacter ginkgonis genomic region harbors:
- a CDS encoding ribonuclease H-like YkuK family protein — MTWRKFSGEVLQTPIIEEVEKTIERETLAGNKLKVCIGTDSQVKGSVTDFATVIVFLREQRGGFMYIHQERTSIKMSIKERMLTEVQKSIDIAYKLCDLLDLYEVDLEVHADINTNPMFKSNQALHEAMGYILSMGFVFKAKPEAFASSYCANKMVQ, encoded by the coding sequence ATGACCTGGAGAAAATTTAGCGGCGAAGTGCTGCAAACCCCCATCATTGAAGAAGTAGAAAAAACCATCGAGCGCGAAACGCTTGCCGGCAACAAACTAAAAGTTTGCATTGGTACAGACTCGCAGGTTAAAGGCTCGGTAACCGATTTTGCTACCGTGATCGTATTCCTGCGCGAGCAGCGCGGCGGTTTTATGTACATCCACCAGGAGCGTACTTCCATTAAAATGAGCATCAAAGAACGCATGCTCACAGAGGTGCAAAAGTCTATCGACATTGCCTACAAACTTTGCGACTTGCTTGACCTTTACGAAGTTGACCTGGAAGTGCATGCCGATATTAATACCAACCCGATGTTCAAGTCTAATCAGGCGCTGCACGAGGCAATGGGTTACATCCTAAGCATGGGCTTTGTATTTAAGGCTAAACCCGAAGCATTTGCCAGTTCATACTGCGCAAACAAGATGGTGCAATAG
- a CDS encoding SRPBCC family protein, with product MKTYQLKWEQDMPITLDEAWQFFSSPLNLAKITPKEMGFKITSDYTEDTVMYEGMLISYKITPLLGIKMNWVTEITHIKDRKYFIDEQRFGPYAMWHHEHFFKEIEGGVHMTDKLTYAIAPAPIGGLANALIVRKKVKQIFQYREKAIIERFGNLVM from the coding sequence GTGAAAACGTATCAGTTAAAATGGGAACAGGATATGCCCATCACTTTGGATGAAGCATGGCAATTCTTTTCCTCGCCGCTCAATCTAGCCAAGATAACGCCTAAAGAAATGGGCTTTAAGATAACGTCTGATTATACCGAAGACACTGTGATGTACGAGGGTATGCTCATTAGCTATAAGATCACCCCGTTACTGGGTATCAAGATGAACTGGGTTACAGAGATTACCCATATAAAAGACCGCAAGTATTTTATAGACGAGCAGCGCTTTGGGCCATACGCTATGTGGCACCACGAACACTTTTTTAAAGAAATAGAAGGTGGTGTGCACATGACAGATAAACTAACTTATGCCATTGCCCCGGCACCCATCGGTGGTTTGGCTAATGCACTGATAGTCCGTAAGAAAGTAAAGCAAATATTCCAATACCGCGAAAAAGCGATCATAGAAAGGTTTGGCAATCTCGTTATGTAG
- a CDS encoding acyltransferase family protein has translation MSLRGTKQSRHPDRPISSHALNEGRNLPNYFPVLTGVRALAAYLVFISHYEYAFDGSLPQGVKRYLQEFHFGVTIFFVLSGFLIAYRYYNNFEHSWHWLGKYIRNRVARIYPMYFLLTIGTFIYYYYSGDKTIVGDFSNPLGLLALNLTFLRGFFNDLKFTGIAQGWSLTVEECFYISAPFIFYLAKRYKLFWVQVLLLTGLGFLLVLMFGHTGWYGFFGNDTFMMVYTFLGRCFEFFVGVKLATIFLKKRITSSETPKFTYSGLLLVFTAPLIMSLLTIPRGWTAGLHNPRGIITNNYFLAIAIALFFYGLLTENTWLKRLLANRFVELLGKSSYIFYLIHLGVVARFLQWGTDKLNDQVFQLYDKLNLDWHSPFENDTLNVLWLFIALNGISTLLFKLAEEPLNHLIRQTPPQPLPKGDGLST, from the coding sequence ATGTCATTGCGAGGAACGAAGCAATCCCGGCATCCTGATCGACCTATCTCAAGCCATGCCCTAAATGAAGGGCGGAATTTACCCAACTACTTTCCCGTTTTAACCGGTGTAAGGGCTCTCGCAGCTTACCTGGTATTTATCTCGCATTATGAATACGCTTTTGACGGGAGCCTTCCTCAGGGCGTAAAGCGCTACCTGCAGGAGTTCCATTTCGGGGTGACCATATTTTTTGTGCTGTCCGGATTTTTGATCGCCTACAGATATTACAACAATTTTGAGCATAGCTGGCATTGGTTGGGTAAGTATATCCGCAACCGTGTGGCCCGAATTTACCCGATGTATTTCTTACTTACCATCGGCACTTTTATTTATTATTACTATTCGGGAGACAAAACCATTGTCGGTGATTTTTCCAATCCTTTGGGACTGCTGGCGCTCAACCTCACTTTTTTACGTGGCTTTTTCAACGACCTGAAGTTTACCGGCATTGCCCAGGGCTGGTCGCTTACGGTTGAAGAGTGCTTTTACATTTCCGCGCCGTTTATTTTCTATCTCGCCAAAAGGTATAAACTGTTTTGGGTACAGGTGCTATTGTTGACAGGTTTGGGTTTTCTGTTAGTGTTAATGTTTGGCCACACCGGTTGGTATGGCTTTTTCGGTAACGATACATTTATGATGGTCTATACGTTTTTAGGCCGGTGCTTCGAGTTTTTTGTAGGGGTGAAACTGGCTACGATTTTTCTTAAGAAACGTATTACGAGTTCTGAGACACCGAAATTCACTTATTCCGGATTGCTGCTTGTTTTTACAGCGCCGCTGATCATGTCATTACTCACCATCCCAAGAGGCTGGACTGCAGGTTTGCACAATCCACGGGGTATTATTACCAACAATTATTTTTTGGCTATTGCGATAGCATTGTTTTTCTATGGATTGTTAACTGAGAATACTTGGCTGAAACGTCTATTGGCAAATCGTTTTGTAGAATTGCTGGGCAAGAGCTCCTACATCTTTTACCTTATACATCTGGGCGTTGTTGCCCGTTTTCTGCAATGGGGTACGGATAAACTGAATGACCAAGTTTTTCAGCTATATGACAAGCTAAACCTCGATTGGCATTCGCCGTTTGAGAATGACACGCTCAATGTGCTTTGGTTGTTCATCGCGCTGAACGGCATTTCCACTCTGTTGTTCAAATTGGCAGAGGAACCGTTAAATCATTTGATACGTCAGACCCCACCCCAACCCCTCCCCAAAGGAGACGGGCTTTCTACATAA
- a CDS encoding TIGR01212 family radical SAM protein (This family includes YhcC from E. coli K-12, an uncharacterized radical SAM protein.), whose translation MMLTQSAAAQWEKGYNNYGPWLKEKYNGQRVFKVIVDGGFTCPNRDGSKGYGGCTYCNVDSFTPSVSRQAPTLREQVIQGMERARKGNKADKFIIYFQPNTNTYAPVHYLKMMYDEALSIEPENIVGLSVGTRPDCIDAEKIALLESYTDRFDVDLEMGMESIYDDTLLQINRGCLHGDLVKALELTRNSKLDICVHTIFGFPWETKEMMLRYADEINRFDHIKFVKFHHLHIVEGSVMGVKYKREPFKLFSLEEYADFLCELLPLVRPDVVIQRLFGLSDRELLIAPNWQLRKSEIQHFIDQRILSKGVVQGSALM comes from the coding sequence ATGATGTTAACACAATCGGCAGCGGCGCAGTGGGAGAAGGGCTACAATAATTATGGCCCCTGGCTAAAGGAAAAATACAATGGCCAGCGGGTATTTAAGGTTATTGTTGATGGAGGCTTCACCTGCCCAAACCGCGATGGCTCAAAGGGTTACGGCGGCTGCACGTATTGTAATGTCGACTCGTTTACACCATCTGTATCGCGTCAGGCACCAACCCTGCGCGAACAAGTTATCCAGGGAATGGAACGTGCCCGTAAAGGCAATAAAGCCGATAAATTCATCATCTATTTTCAACCCAACACTAATACTTACGCACCCGTGCATTATTTGAAAATGATGTATGATGAAGCATTGAGTATAGAGCCCGAAAACATTGTTGGTCTTTCTGTCGGTACACGGCCCGATTGTATCGATGCTGAGAAGATAGCCTTGCTGGAAAGTTATACCGACAGGTTTGATGTTGACCTGGAGATGGGCATGGAATCTATTTATGACGATACCCTGTTACAGATAAACCGCGGCTGTTTGCACGGCGACCTGGTGAAAGCGTTAGAACTTACCCGCAATAGTAAACTGGACATATGTGTGCATACCATTTTTGGCTTCCCATGGGAAACTAAGGAAATGATGCTGCGCTACGCGGATGAGATCAACCGCTTTGATCACATCAAGTTTGTAAAGTTTCATCACCTGCACATTGTTGAAGGATCGGTAATGGGTGTGAAGTATAAACGCGAGCCGTTTAAGCTTTTTAGCCTGGAAGAATACGCCGACTTTTTATGCGAGTTATTGCCGCTGGTGAGGCCCGATGTGGTGATCCAGCGCCTGTTCGGCTTGTCTGACAGGGAATTGTTGATCGCGCCTAACTGGCAGTTAAGAAAGTCTGAGATACAACATTTTATAGATCAGCGTATTTTAAGCAAGGGTGTGGTACAGGGATCTGCACTAATGTAA
- a CDS encoding methylmalonyl-CoA mutase family protein gives MENVPAYSPVHKVRFVTAASLFDGHDATINIMRRILQSTGAEVIHLGHNRSVDEVVNCAIQEDVQGIALTSYQGGHIEYFKYMYDLLQQRGAGHIKIFGGGGGVFLPQEIDELQEYGIAKIYSPDDGRRMGLQGMINHMMQICDFETKTVLNGELKHLPKKDPKAIAQLITLAENHPEQFISPPALSKGEGAIPVLGITGTGGAGKSSLVDEFVRRFLAETDKTLAIISVDPSKRKTGGALLGDRIRMNAINNPRIYMRSLATRQANLALSGYVQESIDICKAAGYDLIIVETSGIGQSDTMITDYCDVSLYVMTPEFGAATQLEKIDMLDFADVVAINKFDKRGALDAIRDVRRQYKRNHQLFDASDDAMPVFGTMASQFNDPGMNSLYTVLMDTIKTKTGVDFKPNIPQENIQQEKTYIITPDRIRYLAEIAESSVAYDAWVNEQCKIAQQMFQVKGAIGLVEGHTPVPSQEGIKSGLEEIYQHLEDHLHADCKRLLKEWPETVAKYQAEDFVYKVRDKEIRQPLTTTSLSQLRIPKIALPKYEAWGDILRWLLTENLPGEFPYAAGVFPLKREGEDPTRMFAGEGGPERTNKRFHYVSMGQPAHRLSTAFDSVTLYGEDPHIRPDIYGKIGNSGVSIATLDDAKKLYSGFDLCSPSTSVSMTINGPAPMLLGFFMNAAIDQQCEKYIIEHKLEHVVEAKFKEVYDDKGLQRPGYEASPQSSPEHTEVDGLPQSVASSQTSPENAEVDGMPQSVASPQPSPKEREFENENNFGYKTADLKIWEALKANSKANRQSQTETENILWQLLRDSKTGFKIRRQHAIDGYIADFVCLGKGLVIEVDGGYHLETGEQDAIRTAILNYEGFDVIRFTDLEVLNDPDGVVSKIKRRLGSQPDRITNNEEKALSFGEGWGEAKNGEHLGEANLNQHIKALSFGEGLGEAVTLPPGNNGLGLMLLGLTGDQVLPADVYAKIKAYAISNVRGTVQADILKEDQAQNTCIFSTEFALRLMGDIQQYFIDEKVRNFYSVSISGYHIAEAGANPVTQLAFTLSNGFTYVEYYLSRGMHIDDFAPNLSFFFSNGIDPEYSVIGRVARRIWAKAIKNKYKGNERSQKLKYHIQTSGRSLHAQEIDFNDIRTTLQALYAIYDNCNSLHTNAYDEAITTPTEESVRRAMAIQLIINRELGLAKNENPLQGAFIIEELTDLVEEAVLTEFKRINDRGGVLGAMETMYQRSKIQEESLYYETLKHTGEYPIIGVNTFLNKKGSPTLVPSEVIRAMEEEKQAQISNLEAFQQRNAEQSETLLKQLQQAATAGENTFDKLMEVCKYCSLGQISHALYEVGGQYRRNM, from the coding sequence ATGGAGAACGTTCCTGCTTATAGTCCTGTACACAAAGTCCGTTTTGTAACCGCTGCCTCACTTTTTGACGGTCACGATGCTACCATAAACATCATGCGCCGCATACTGCAGTCTACCGGGGCCGAGGTGATCCATCTGGGGCATAACCGATCTGTGGACGAGGTGGTGAATTGCGCTATCCAGGAAGATGTACAAGGCATCGCGTTGACGTCTTACCAGGGCGGGCACATCGAATACTTTAAGTACATGTATGATTTGCTGCAGCAACGCGGCGCGGGGCATATCAAAATATTTGGCGGCGGCGGCGGCGTGTTTCTGCCACAAGAGATAGATGAGTTACAGGAATACGGTATCGCGAAGATCTACTCTCCCGACGATGGCCGCCGTATGGGTTTGCAAGGTATGATCAATCACATGATGCAGATCTGCGATTTTGAAACTAAAACTGTGCTGAATGGCGAGTTAAAGCACCTACCGAAAAAAGATCCAAAGGCTATTGCGCAGTTAATTACACTGGCAGAGAACCACCCGGAACAATTCATCTCTCCCCCCGCCCTCTCCAAAGGAGAGGGAGCTATCCCTGTACTTGGCATTACCGGCACAGGCGGCGCGGGTAAATCATCATTGGTGGATGAATTTGTACGCCGCTTTTTGGCCGAAACAGATAAAACACTGGCCATTATCTCGGTCGACCCGTCTAAACGCAAAACAGGCGGCGCGCTTTTAGGCGACCGTATCCGCATGAACGCTATAAACAATCCCCGCATTTATATGCGTTCGCTGGCGACAAGGCAGGCAAATCTGGCTTTATCGGGATATGTGCAGGAATCGATAGATATTTGCAAAGCCGCGGGTTATGATCTCATTATAGTCGAGACATCCGGCATTGGACAAAGCGATACCATGATCACCGATTATTGCGATGTATCGCTATACGTGATGACGCCGGAATTCGGGGCAGCAACCCAGCTTGAAAAAATAGACATGCTGGATTTCGCGGATGTAGTGGCGATCAACAAATTTGACAAACGCGGCGCATTGGATGCTATCCGTGATGTTCGCCGTCAGTATAAACGCAACCATCAGCTTTTCGACGCTAGTGACGACGCCATGCCGGTTTTCGGCACTATGGCTTCGCAGTTTAACGACCCGGGGATGAACAGCTTATATACCGTTTTGATGGATACCATCAAAACAAAAACCGGTGTCGACTTTAAACCGAACATTCCGCAGGAAAACATACAGCAGGAAAAGACTTACATCATTACGCCGGATAGGATCCGCTATTTGGCAGAGATTGCCGAGAGCAGTGTTGCTTATGACGCCTGGGTAAATGAGCAGTGTAAAATTGCGCAGCAAATGTTCCAGGTTAAGGGTGCAATAGGCCTTGTTGAAGGACACACCCCTGTTCCCTCTCAAGAGGGGATTAAAAGTGGGCTTGAAGAAATTTATCAGCACCTGGAAGATCATTTGCATGCCGATTGCAAACGCTTATTAAAGGAATGGCCCGAAACCGTTGCCAAATACCAGGCTGAAGATTTTGTATATAAAGTGCGCGACAAGGAAATACGTCAGCCGCTTACTACTACTTCACTGTCCCAATTACGTATACCAAAAATTGCCTTACCGAAATACGAAGCCTGGGGCGATATTTTGCGTTGGTTACTGACAGAAAATTTGCCGGGCGAGTTCCCGTACGCGGCGGGCGTATTCCCGCTAAAGCGGGAAGGCGAAGACCCTACGCGAATGTTTGCAGGTGAAGGCGGACCCGAACGTACAAATAAACGTTTTCACTACGTATCGATGGGGCAGCCGGCGCACAGGTTGTCTACAGCTTTCGACTCGGTGACGCTTTATGGCGAAGACCCGCACATTCGCCCCGACATTTACGGCAAGATCGGCAACTCGGGTGTGAGCATAGCTACGCTGGACGACGCCAAAAAACTGTATTCGGGTTTCGATCTGTGCAGCCCGTCTACTTCTGTGTCCATGACGATTAACGGTCCTGCGCCCATGCTGCTTGGCTTTTTTATGAACGCCGCCATTGACCAGCAATGCGAAAAATACATCATTGAACACAAGCTTGAGCATGTGGTTGAAGCGAAATTTAAAGAGGTTTATGACGATAAGGGATTGCAAAGGCCGGGGTATGAAGCCTCACCCCAATCCTCTCCAGAGCATACAGAGGTTGACGGTTTGCCTCAATCTGTTGCCTCATCCCAGACCTCTCCAGAGAATGCAGAGGTTGACGGTATGCCTCAATCTGTTGCCTCACCCCAACCCTCTCCAAAGGAGAGGGAGTTCGAAAACGAAAATAATTTTGGTTATAAAACCGCTGATTTAAAGATTTGGGAGGCACTAAAGGCAAATTCAAAAGCTAACAGGCAGTCACAAACGGAAACGGAGAATATCTTGTGGCAACTGTTACGAGATAGCAAAACAGGTTTTAAAATTCGTCGGCAGCATGCGATTGATGGCTACATCGCTGACTTTGTCTGCTTAGGAAAAGGATTGGTAATTGAGGTAGATGGTGGTTATCACCTCGAAACTGGAGAACAAGATGCAATTCGTACAGCCATTCTAAACTATGAAGGCTTTGATGTTATTCGCTTTACAGATCTGGAAGTCTTAAATGACCCTGATGGCGTAGTATCAAAAATAAAAAGGCGACTTGGATCACAACCCGACAGAATCACCAACAATGAAGAGAAAGCCCTCTCCTTTGGAGAGGGTTGGGGTGAGGCCAAAAATGGAGAACATTTGGGTGAGGCAAATTTAAATCAGCACATAAAAGCCCTCTCCTTTGGAGAGGGTTTGGGTGAGGCTGTCACTCTCCCCCCCGGCAACAACGGACTTGGTCTGATGTTGCTGGGCTTAACCGGCGACCAGGTTTTACCTGCAGATGTGTACGCTAAAATTAAAGCCTACGCTATATCAAATGTTCGCGGTACGGTACAGGCCGATATTTTAAAAGAAGACCAGGCGCAAAACACTTGTATCTTCTCGACAGAGTTCGCACTCCGTCTGATGGGTGATATCCAGCAATATTTTATCGATGAAAAGGTGCGTAACTTCTACTCGGTTTCTATATCAGGATATCACATTGCAGAGGCAGGTGCCAACCCGGTTACACAACTGGCATTTACATTATCTAACGGCTTTACCTATGTTGAGTACTATTTAAGCCGTGGGATGCATATAGATGACTTTGCGCCTAACCTGTCATTCTTCTTCAGCAACGGCATCGACCCTGAATATTCTGTTATTGGCCGTGTAGCGCGCCGCATTTGGGCAAAAGCCATTAAGAATAAGTACAAGGGTAATGAGCGTTCGCAAAAACTGAAATATCATATCCAGACTAGTGGCCGGTCGCTGCACGCGCAGGAGATTGACTTTAATGACATCCGTACTACGTTGCAGGCACTTTACGCAATCTATGACAATTGTAACTCGCTGCATACCAACGCGTACGACGAGGCCATTACTACTCCGACAGAAGAGTCGGTACGGCGGGCCATGGCTATACAGTTGATCATCAATCGAGAATTGGGCCTTGCTAAAAACGAGAACCCGTTGCAAGGTGCGTTCATTATAGAAGAGTTGACCGACCTGGTTGAAGAAGCCGTACTGACAGAATTTAAGCGCATTAATGATCGTGGCGGTGTTTTAGGCGCGATGGAAACCATGTACCAGCGCAGCAAAATTCAGGAAGAGTCGCTGTACTACGAGACCCTGAAGCACACCGGCGAATACCCAATTATCGGTGTAAATACATTCCTGAATAAAAAAGGCTCACCCACATTGGTGCCGTCCGAAGTCATCCGCGCGATGGAAGAAGAAAAGCAGGCGCAGATCTCCAATCTTGAGGCGTTTCAACAACGGAACGCGGAACAATCCGAAACATTGCTAAAACAACTACAGCAAGCCGCAACAGCCGGCGAAAACACTTTCGATAAGTTAATGGAAGTTTGCAAGTATTGTTCCCTTGGCCAGATCTCGCACGCTTTATACGAGGTCGGCGGGCAGTACAGAAGGAATATGTAA
- a CDS encoding pentapeptide repeat-containing protein: protein MPTEDQTFNRLSADDLKQHGSEFEHCKFINCDFQGAYLSNLVFIDCEFQDCNIALCDFKNTGLQNVVFTHCKLSGVDFSKTRDFLFKVRFADCLLDNAIFYRKKNKNGKFINCSCTETDFTDADLTGTLFDNCNLHRAFFGNTILKDADFTTSYNFTIDPDANMLKKTKFSVHGLPGLLTKYDIVVK from the coding sequence ATGCCCACGGAAGATCAGACATTTAACCGCCTTTCAGCAGACGATCTAAAGCAGCATGGTAGTGAATTTGAGCATTGTAAGTTCATTAACTGCGACTTTCAAGGCGCTTACCTGTCTAACCTGGTATTTATAGATTGTGAATTTCAGGATTGCAACATAGCGCTGTGCGACTTCAAGAACACTGGTTTGCAAAATGTAGTGTTCACACACTGCAAACTAAGCGGTGTGGATTTCAGCAAAACAAGGGATTTTTTGTTCAAAGTACGGTTTGCGGATTGCCTGCTTGATAATGCGATCTTTTACCGAAAGAAAAACAAAAACGGGAAGTTTATAAATTGCTCTTGTACAGAAACAGACTTTACAGATGCTGATCTAACGGGAACATTGTTTGACAATTGCAATCTGCATCGCGCGTTTTTCGGTAATACAATCCTTAAAGATGCCGACTTCACTACTTCCTATAATTTCACCATCGACCCGGATGCTAACATGCTAAAGAAAACCAAATTTTCAGTCCATGGATTGCCTGGGCTGTTGACTAAGTATGATATTGTAGTTAAATGA
- a CDS encoding aldo/keto reductase: MKYKLLGRSGLKVSELCLGTMGFGTEGGWGADKDISFKIMDDFANAGGNFLDTANIYKLGTSEKIIGEYLSNQDRDYFVLATKYTLKDNTTNPNASGNNRKNMMRSVEESLKRLKTDFIDVLYLHIWDDVTPIDEVLRGLDDLIRQGKVNYAAISDTPAWVVAKGNTLAELMGWSQFIALQVEYSLIQRTPERELIPMAKHFGMTVTPWAPLAGGALTGKYLRGEQGRIKAESVRRDENSEKITKVVIEIADELGVTPAHVALKWTMQQGFSCIPIVGATKVEQLHDNLKTVDVKLSDDQLKRLDEVSAIKLGFPGDFLKEEAVRTNSFGGFYDRVEKR, translated from the coding sequence ATGAAATACAAATTGCTTGGCCGCAGCGGCCTAAAGGTCTCGGAGTTATGCTTAGGCACCATGGGGTTTGGCACAGAAGGCGGCTGGGGTGCTGATAAAGACATCAGCTTTAAGATCATGGATGATTTTGCCAACGCGGGCGGAAACTTTCTGGATACGGCAAATATCTATAAACTAGGCACCAGTGAAAAGATCATAGGTGAATACTTGAGCAATCAGGACCGAGATTATTTTGTATTAGCGACAAAGTATACACTCAAAGATAACACTACCAACCCGAACGCGTCCGGTAACAACCGAAAAAATATGATGCGCAGCGTAGAGGAGAGCCTGAAAAGATTAAAGACAGATTTTATTGACGTGTTGTACTTGCACATTTGGGATGACGTTACCCCGATTGATGAGGTGTTGCGCGGACTAGATGACCTAATCCGCCAGGGGAAGGTAAATTATGCCGCGATAAGCGATACCCCGGCATGGGTAGTTGCCAAAGGCAATACATTAGCCGAATTAATGGGCTGGAGCCAGTTTATTGCTTTGCAGGTAGAATACAGTTTGATACAACGCACACCCGAGCGCGAACTAATACCCATGGCCAAACATTTTGGGATGACGGTTACACCATGGGCGCCTTTGGCCGGTGGCGCGTTGACCGGGAAATATCTGCGCGGCGAACAGGGCCGCATAAAAGCAGAAAGTGTGCGGCGTGACGAGAATAGCGAAAAGATCACTAAAGTTGTTATCGAAATAGCCGACGAACTTGGTGTCACACCTGCGCATGTGGCGTTAAAGTGGACTATGCAGCAAGGCTTTTCATGCATTCCAATTGTTGGCGCGACAAAGGTTGAACAGCTGCACGATAACCTGAAAACGGTAGACGTTAAACTTTCTGATGATCAGCTAAAACGCCTTGATGAAGTAAGTGCCATTAAACTGGGTTTCCCGGGCGATTTCCTTAAGGAAGAAGCCGTACGAACCAATTCATTTGGCGGATTTTATGACAGGGTAGAGAAACGATAA
- a CDS encoding acyl-ACP desaturase, with protein sequence MKFYAEQRREVMMHVEKYMLEKMFDFLKPVEESWQPSDLLPDSTRDSFFTEIRELQESAKGLSYDLVAVLIGDTITEEALPTYESWLTMVEGVDKSEDNGWMKWTRWWTAEENRHGDLLNKYLYLSGRVDMRAMEFSTQYLLADGFDIGTGTDPYRNFIYTSFQELATNVSHRRVAALAKKDGDTLLAKMCGVIASDEARHAKAYKHFMSKIFEVDASEAMVAFEDMMRQKIVMPAHFLREVGLKIGQTFGHFTDAAQRLGVYTALDYVDILKGLIEEWRIESMTDLNEAGEKARDYVVRLPDRLIKIAERMKNPGLEYKFSWIAG encoded by the coding sequence ATGAAGTTTTACGCCGAGCAACGAAGAGAAGTTATGATGCATGTAGAAAAATACATGCTCGAAAAAATGTTCGACTTTTTGAAGCCGGTGGAAGAAAGCTGGCAGCCGTCTGATCTGCTGCCCGATTCTACCCGTGATTCTTTTTTTACTGAAATAAGAGAATTGCAGGAAAGCGCTAAGGGGTTATCGTATGACCTTGTTGCGGTGCTGATAGGCGATACCATAACAGAAGAAGCGCTGCCAACCTATGAATCATGGTTGACCATGGTTGAAGGTGTTGACAAAAGCGAAGATAACGGCTGGATGAAATGGACACGTTGGTGGACCGCCGAAGAAAACCGCCATGGCGACCTGCTGAATAAATATTTATATCTGTCGGGCAGGGTAGATATGCGGGCTATGGAGTTCTCTACCCAATATTTATTAGCTGATGGTTTCGACATTGGCACCGGTACAGATCCATACCGCAACTTTATTTATACCTCATTCCAGGAGTTAGCTACAAATGTATCTCACAGGCGTGTTGCTGCACTTGCAAAGAAAGATGGCGATACTTTGCTTGCCAAAATGTGCGGTGTTATCGCATCTGACGAAGCACGTCACGCGAAGGCTTATAAGCACTTTATGAGTAAAATATTTGAAGTGGACGCCAGCGAAGCCATGGTAGCCTTTGAAGATATGATGCGCCAGAAAATTGTGATGCCTGCACACTTTTTACGCGAGGTTGGGTTAAAGATCGGTCAGACATTTGGCCATTTTACAGATGCTGCGCAACGCTTAGGGGTTTATACCGCCTTGGATTACGTTGACATATTGAAAGGTTTGATAGAAGAGTGGCGTATTGAAAGTATGACAGACCTTAATGAAGCAGGTGAAAAAGCGCGTGACTATGTGGTAAGGCTTCCGGACCGCTTGATCAAGATAGCCGAGCGTATGAAAAATCCGGGGCTGGAATACAAGTTCAGCTGGATAGCAGGTTAA